One Homo sapiens chromosome 3, GRCh38.p14 Primary Assembly genomic window carries:
- the MRAS gene encoding ras-related protein M-Ras isoform 2 precursor (isoform 2 precursor is encoded by transcript variant 4), translated as MREQYMRTGDGFLIVYSVTDKASFEHVDRFHQLILRVKDRESFPMILVANKVDLMHLRKITREQGKEMATKHNIPYIETSAKDPPLNVDKAFHDLVRVIRQQIPEKSQKKKKKTKWRGDRATGTHKLQCVIL; from the exons ATGCGGGAGCAATACATGCGCACGGGGGATGGCTTCCTCATCGTCTACTCCGTCACTGACAAGGCCAGCTTTGAGCACGTGGACCGCTTCCACCAGCTTATCCTGCGCGTCAAAGACAG GGAGTCATTCCCGATGATCCTCGTGGCCAACAAGGTCGATTTGATGCACTTGAGGAAGATCACCAGGgagcaaggaaaagaaatggcGACCAAACACAAT ATTCCGTACATAGAAACCAGTGCCAAGGACCCACCTCTCAATGTCGACAAAGCCTTCCATGACCTCGTTAGAGTAATTAG GCAACAGATTCCGGAAAAAagccagaagaagaagaagaaaaccaaatgGCGGGGAGACCGGGCCACAGGCACCCACAAACTGCAATGTGTGATCTTGTGA